The following are encoded in a window of Methanobrevibacter ruminantium M1 genomic DNA:
- a CDS encoding AAA family ATPase, translated as MKSDNKSSKIKKSEVYIKSSSDSIDKEAEELILESAGYPFNFALLEGPHLEISDNVLFEQYAIEQWSGTLVKTGSYLFDQKIIPDYAFKVLKVFPENSIISENTSIVVADVDKDKRSSIKSKQYDVHFDDIVGQENAKSKSKLIYKYLQNPDKFGTWAPKNVLFYGAPGTGKTMLAKALANELDIRLYLVKSTSLIGEHVGDAASRIHELFEAASRNAPSLIFIDEIDAIALHRSFQSLRGDVAEIVNSLLTEMDGISPNDGVVTIAATNNPSAIDFAIRSRFEEEIEFKLPSDDERREIIMLNLDTFPLDYDLDIEKLVKVSKRMSGRDIKEKLLKTALHNAIINDKQTVDMDDVAFALGVNKYKEEEVKGMFE; from the coding sequence GTGAAATCTGATAATAAGAGTTCAAAAATTAAAAAATCAGAGGTTTATATTAAATCTAGTTCTGATTCTATAGATAAAGAGGCCGAAGAGCTTATCTTAGAGTCTGCAGGTTATCCATTTAACTTTGCACTTCTTGAAGGACCTCATTTAGAAATATCAGATAATGTCCTCTTTGAGCAATATGCAATTGAACAATGGAGTGGAACTCTTGTAAAGACTGGTTCTTATTTATTTGATCAAAAGATTATTCCAGATTATGCATTTAAGGTTCTGAAGGTTTTTCCAGAAAATTCCATCATATCTGAAAACACCTCTATTGTGGTTGCTGATGTTGATAAGGATAAACGTTCCTCTATAAAGTCAAAGCAATATGATGTTCATTTTGATGATATTGTAGGTCAGGAGAATGCAAAAAGCAAATCCAAATTGATTTACAAATATCTTCAGAATCCAGACAAATTTGGCACTTGGGCTCCTAAGAATGTCTTGTTCTATGGCGCTCCAGGTACAGGTAAAACAATGCTCGCAAAGGCCCTTGCCAATGAATTGGACATTCGCCTTTATCTTGTCAAGTCAACCTCATTGATTGGTGAGCATGTGGGAGATGCTGCAAGCAGGATCCATGAATTATTTGAGGCTGCAAGCAGAAATGCACCTTCCTTAATATTCATTGATGAGATAGATGCAATTGCACTTCACAGGTCTTTCCAGTCCTTAAGGGGAGATGTTGCAGAGATTGTAAATTCTCTTTTGACTGAAATGGATGGAATCAGCCCAAATGATGGTGTTGTAACCATTGCAGCTACCAATAACCCTTCTGCAATAGACTTTGCAATCCGAAGCCGTTTTGAAGAGGAAATTGAATTCAAGCTTCCGAGTGATGATGAGAGAAGGGAAATAATTATGCTTAATCTTGACACTTTCCCTCTTGATTATGATTTAGACATAGAGAAGCTTGTAAAAGTGTCTAAAAGAATGTCTGGAAGGGATATTAAGGAAAAGCTATTGAAGACAGCCCTTCACAATGCAATAATCAATG
- a CDS encoding TIM barrel protein: protein MKDKVIFGPAGKPIDFKGKAFESPEYLGPRGLYAFEYQSTYGVRIGESSAIKLRESAERNGVLMSMHCPYYINVCSKEEEKIDSSIERLIQSAKVGEYMGAYRLVFHPGFYSNRKADVCMDLAKETYRRLLLRCEEEGIEDFTFAPETTGKRSQLGNIDEIIEMCASFDHFEPTIDFAHVHARGRGILNKKDDYNCIFSKLEDNLDIDRLHCHFTTIEYSHKGERKHHTLAEGDEYGPHIKDLLLNLIENDWKATIICETPLIDQDALRMKKLYDSLI, encoded by the coding sequence ATGAAAGATAAGGTTATTTTTGGTCCAGCAGGTAAGCCAATTGATTTTAAGGGAAAGGCATTTGAATCTCCAGAATATTTAGGTCCAAGGGGGCTTTATGCATTTGAATATCAGTCCACTTATGGCGTAAGGATAGGGGAGTCATCTGCAATAAAGCTTAGAGAGTCTGCAGAGAGAAATGGGGTTTTAATGTCCATGCATTGTCCTTATTACATTAATGTATGTTCTAAAGAGGAAGAAAAGATTGATAGCTCCATAGAAAGACTGATTCAATCTGCTAAGGTTGGAGAATATATGGGTGCCTACAGGCTTGTTTTCCACCCAGGATTCTATTCAAACAGAAAGGCTGATGTCTGTATGGATTTGGCTAAGGAAACCTATAGGAGGCTCCTTTTAAGATGTGAAGAGGAAGGGATAGAGGACTTTACCTTTGCTCCAGAGACTACAGGAAAGCGTTCACAGTTAGGAAATATCGATGAGATAATTGAAATGTGCGCCAGCTTTGACCATTTCGAGCCAACAATCGACTTTGCCCATGTTCATGCAAGAGGGCGCGGAATATTAAATAAGAAGGACGATTATAACTGCATATTCTCAAAGCTTGAAGACAATCTGGACATTGACAGGCTTCATTGCCATTTCACTACAATTGAATACTCCCACAAGGGAGAGAGAAAGCACCATACTCTAGCTGAAGGTGATGAATATGGGCCTCACATTAAAGATTTATTGCTCAATCTGATTGAAAACGATTGGAAAGCCACTATAATCTGTGAAACTCCTTTGATTGACCAGGATGCCTTAAGAATGAAGAAGCTTTATGACAGTTTGATATGA
- a CDS encoding phosphorylating glyceraldehyde-3-phosphate dehydrogenase: protein MKSVAINGFGTIGKRVADAVAAQDDMKVIGVSKTRPNFEARTAVEEKGYPLYIGIPEREPLFKEAGIEIAGTVEDMIQEADIVVDCTPGNIGPQNLEMYKKAGVKAIYQGGEDHELTGLSFNSFANYDDSYGADYARVVSCNTTGLTRTLHTLNPLVDIKKVRAVMVRRGSDPSEIKKGPINAIVPNPPKVPSHHGPDVQTVMKGIDVTTMALLVPTTLMHQHNLMVEIGNDVTKEEVIEALEKRSRVMVVEAAAGLDSTAALMEYAKDLGRSRNDLYEIPVWKESINVVDNELFYMQAVHQESDVVPENVDAIRAMLEMESDNEKSIAKTNKAMGIF from the coding sequence ATGAAATCTGTAGCTATTAATGGATTCGGAACTATAGGTAAAAGAGTGGCTGATGCTGTAGCCGCTCAAGATGACATGAAAGTTATTGGTGTAAGCAAAACCAGACCTAACTTTGAAGCAAGAACTGCTGTTGAGGAAAAGGGATATCCTTTATATATAGGAATTCCAGAAAGAGAGCCTCTATTTAAGGAAGCAGGAATAGAAATTGCAGGAACTGTTGAAGACATGATTCAAGAGGCAGACATTGTAGTTGACTGTACTCCTGGAAACATCGGCCCTCAAAACCTTGAGATGTATAAGAAAGCTGGCGTTAAGGCTATTTACCAAGGTGGAGAAGACCATGAACTAACCGGATTGTCATTTAACTCCTTTGCTAACTATGATGATTCATATGGTGCAGACTATGCAAGAGTCGTATCCTGTAACACAACCGGTCTAACCCGTACCTTGCACACCCTTAATCCATTGGTTGACATTAAGAAAGTTCGTGCTGTAATGGTAAGAAGAGGATCCGACCCATCTGAAATCAAGAAGGGTCCTATCAACGCTATTGTACCTAACCCTCCAAAGGTCCCTTCCCACCACGGTCCTGACGTTCAGACTGTAATGAAAGGCATAGATGTTACTACAATGGCTTTGCTTGTTCCTACTACCTTGATGCACCAACACAACCTTATGGTTGAGATTGGAAATGATGTAACTAAGGAAGAAGTAATTGAAGCTCTTGAAAAACGTTCCAGAGTAATGGTTGTTGAAGCAGCTGCTGGCCTTGACTCAACTGCTGCACTTATGGAATATGCTAAGGATTTAGGAAGAAGCAGAAATGACTTGTATGAGATTCCTGTATGGAAAGAGTCCATTAATGTAGTGGATAATGAACTCTTCTATATGCAAGCTGTGCACCAAGAATCTGATGTGGTTCCTGAAAACGTGGATGCTATTCGTGCAATGCTTGAAATGGAATCTGATAATGAAAAATCCATTGCAAAAACCAATAAAGCAATGGGAATCTTTTAA
- a CDS encoding DUF2284 domain-containing protein → MIDLDQLKKEINDLTKDYKGFEFKYIDTDSIVVEPWTRLKCQYGCPNYGKTLVCPPFTPKAEEFIGMVNSYKTAILFQISLASLEDDIGGITKVSVDIENLCAHFGYYKAFGMGAGPCMVCKSKGEECSLDACKYPNEARPSGEACGVDIHKTIENNGYDILGIDEENNSYFCYGIVLLE, encoded by the coding sequence ATGATTGATCTAGACCAATTAAAAAAGGAAATTAATGATTTAACCAAGGATTATAAGGGATTTGAATTCAAATACATAGATACAGATTCCATTGTAGTTGAGCCTTGGACAAGGCTTAAATGTCAATATGGCTGCCCTAATTATGGAAAGACCCTTGTATGTCCTCCATTCACTCCAAAGGCAGAGGAATTTATCGGCATGGTGAATTCATATAAGACTGCAATTCTCTTTCAAATAAGTCTGGCCTCCCTTGAAGATGACATTGGAGGTATAACTAAGGTTTCGGTTGATATAGAAAACCTTTGCGCTCACTTTGGCTATTATAAGGCATTTGGCATGGGCGCTGGGCCTTGTATGGTTTGCAAGTCAAAAGGTGAAGAATGCAGTTTGGATGCCTGTAAATATCCTAATGAAGCAAGGCCTTCCGGAGAGGCTTGTGGTGTAGACATTCATAAGACAATTGAAAACAATGGCTATGATATTTTAGGAATCGATGAGGAGAATAACAGCTATTTCTGTTATGGAATCGTCTTATTGGAATAA
- a CDS encoding AAA family ATPase, whose protein sequence is MENNDLENLRKLIQDILDFAKTHSDTLDEDSAPLWYFAKGKFNITLDALLLNDILCFLSFLGLSDGNISSDELNFINYVLNFNFTKSDLELYLKNNLIDDYSESLPPSFFVFYEFDKFALENGKLTESIVDSLFEVFNGIGHLFIALDNESSLEKNILDSFLDNIKKQLADLRGFQYELMVLALKNDLIDNMLDTNSIDGFSDSNLDTSFDSDLDNPQLDDSFLDKVDDFFFNNESDDDFVSSVDSSNDDLNMGGDDSLDSDSQSNSSSPSDSDSQKDNKKSIQESLDKLNKLVGLEAVKSDVNSLINLIQIRKLREQRGIKQPDMSLHLVFSGNPGTGKTTVARLLSDIYCQLGLLSKGHLVETDRSGLVAGYVGQTAIKTQEVIQEAMGGILFIDEAYALSSAKGENDFGQEAIDTILKAMEDNRDDFIVIVAGYPDLMDEFLHSNPGLESRFNKHLYFEDYNPQELFDIFVSMASETNLKLDEKAEEFLKGHFEDVYNSRDDNFANGRYVRNIYEKVLSNQANRLVGMEDISDDDLNTLTLEDFKDF, encoded by the coding sequence ATGGAAAATAATGATTTAGAAAATTTAAGAAAACTTATTCAAGATATCTTGGATTTTGCAAAAACTCATTCTGATACATTGGATGAAGATTCTGCTCCTTTATGGTATTTTGCAAAGGGAAAATTTAACATAACTTTAGATGCCCTTTTGCTAAATGATATTCTATGCTTTTTAAGCTTTTTAGGATTGAGTGATGGAAATATCAGTTCTGATGAATTGAATTTTATAAATTATGTTTTAAATTTCAATTTTACAAAAAGCGATTTGGAGCTTTATTTAAAGAATAATCTAATTGATGATTATAGCGAATCTCTTCCTCCTTCCTTTTTTGTGTTCTATGAATTTGATAAGTTTGCATTGGAAAATGGAAAACTGACTGAAAGCATTGTAGATTCCTTATTTGAGGTTTTCAATGGAATCGGACATCTCTTTATAGCTCTTGATAATGAGTCTTCTCTTGAAAAGAATATTTTAGATTCATTTTTAGACAATATTAAAAAGCAACTGGCTGATTTGAGAGGCTTCCAGTATGAACTTATGGTTTTGGCTTTAAAAAATGATTTGATAGATAATATGTTGGATACTAATTCAATTGATGGCTTTTCTGATTCTAATCTGGACACTTCTTTTGATTCTGATTTAGACAATCCTCAATTAGATGATTCTTTCTTAGATAAGGTTGATGACTTTTTCTTTAACAATGAATCCGATGATGATTTCGTTAGTTCTGTTGACTCTTCAAATGATGATTTAAATATGGGTGGTGATGACTCTTTAGATAGTGATTCTCAATCTAATTCCTCTTCTCCAAGTGATTCCGATTCTCAAAAAGATAATAAAAAGAGCATTCAAGAGAGTTTAGATAAATTAAACAAATTAGTTGGTCTAGAAGCTGTTAAAAGTGATGTAAATTCCTTAATAAACCTTATTCAAATTAGAAAATTAAGAGAGCAGCGTGGAATAAAGCAACCTGACATGTCCTTACATTTAGTGTTTTCTGGAAATCCTGGAACTGGAAAGACCACAGTTGCAAGACTCCTTTCAGATATCTATTGCCAGCTTGGATTGCTGTCTAAAGGCCATTTGGTCGAAACAGATAGGAGCGGTCTTGTAGCAGGTTATGTAGGTCAAACTGCAATAAAAACCCAAGAGGTTATCCAAGAAGCCATGGGAGGCATTCTCTTTATAGATGAAGCTTATGCATTGTCTTCTGCAAAGGGAGAAAATGATTTTGGCCAAGAGGCGATTGATACCATTCTAAAGGCTATGGAAGACAATCGTGATGACTTTATTGTTATTGTTGCAGGATATCCTGATCTGATGGATGAGTTCCTCCATTCAAATCCGGGCCTTGAATCAAGATTCAACAAGCATCTTTATTTTGAGGACTACAACCCTCAAGAGCTGTTTGATATATTTGTGTCAATGGCCAGTGAAACCAATCTAAAGCTTGATGAAAAGGCAGAGGAATTCCTTAAAGGTCATTTTGAAGACGTTTATAATTCAAGGGATGATAATTTTGCAAATGGTCGTTATGTGAGGAATATTTATGAAAAGGTCTTGTCAAATCAGGCCAATAGGCTGGTGGGCATGGAAGATATCTCCGATGATGATTTGAATACATTAACCCTTGAAGACTTTAAGGATTTTTAG
- a CDS encoding heavy metal translocating P-type ATPase, translating to MGIKEFFLNKEKRKIVAIEKDLNNNLSILGGYSMGIKEYFIEKIDIIFILISIIAIALDLLGVDIYGISLIWIAIIFCGIPIFKEAAIGLYTEFDIKADVLVTIAIISSILIGELFAAGVIAVIMAIGGYLEEYTVSKTRAGIEKLVDLTPRKGRLIENYNKSNESEREISADLIEVGDILKVVPGETVPVDGKIISGETSIDQSVLTGESIPVDKLEGDEVFSGTINLYGSFVMKAIKKGEDSSLQRLIKLVEFSNPNDAEIVKTADKWATLIVVIAFICAVLALVFTGEIIRAVTVLVVFCPCALVLATPTAIMASIGNLSKRGILVKEGITIEKLAKVDRVVFDKTGTLTYGKPTLTDVIVYDEETEEKELIHLLASLENLSEHPLAKAIVKYYMDNYDDTLLKLSDFEMIIAKGVKANLNGSNICAGNLEFFKSLGIDIPEEFIEEIVSPSLEKGATAIYIAKDSRFLGCALLSDVLRKDASDLVVQLRRLKVVSTLLTGDNKQAAEYIAKEADIVDYQYNCLPEDKISTIKKFQSLKLNVAMIGDGINDAPSLRQANVGISMGGVGSNISIEASDVCLVSDDIKYVPHLLALSRKTIRTINRGIAFALILNILATVLAMYGMIGPIEGAFVHNIGSVIVIIYSSLLLRYEYAN from the coding sequence ATGGGAATTAAAGAATTTTTCCTAAATAAAGAAAAAAGAAAAATCGTTGCTATTGAGAAAGACTTAAATAATAATTTAAGCATTTTAGGAGGCTATTCTATGGGAATTAAGGAATATTTCATAGAGAAAATCGACATTATTTTCATTCTAATCTCCATAATTGCTATTGCCTTAGACCTTTTAGGTGTAGATATTTATGGAATCAGTCTTATTTGGATAGCAATTATATTCTGCGGCATTCCAATCTTTAAGGAAGCGGCAATAGGTCTTTACACTGAATTTGACATAAAGGCAGATGTTCTTGTGACAATTGCAATCATATCTTCAATACTCATTGGGGAATTGTTTGCAGCAGGGGTGATTGCAGTCATCATGGCAATCGGCGGCTATCTGGAAGAGTATACAGTTTCTAAAACAAGAGCGGGAATAGAAAAGCTTGTTGATTTGACCCCAAGAAAGGGGAGATTGATTGAAAACTACAACAAGTCCAATGAATCTGAAAGGGAAATCTCAGCTGATCTTATTGAAGTTGGAGACATATTGAAAGTGGTTCCTGGAGAGACTGTTCCAGTTGATGGAAAAATCATAAGTGGCGAGACATCAATAGATCAGTCCGTATTGACTGGGGAATCCATTCCTGTAGATAAACTGGAAGGGGATGAAGTATTTAGCGGAACAATCAATCTTTATGGTTCCTTTGTTATGAAAGCAATCAAAAAGGGTGAGGACAGTTCACTTCAAAGATTGATTAAATTGGTAGAATTCTCAAATCCAAATGATGCAGAGATTGTAAAGACTGCAGATAAATGGGCAACTCTCATTGTTGTAATTGCATTTATCTGTGCTGTCTTGGCATTGGTTTTCACTGGTGAGATAATCCGTGCTGTAACTGTTTTGGTGGTCTTCTGCCCTTGCGCATTGGTTCTTGCAACTCCAACTGCAATTATGGCATCTATTGGAAACCTAAGCAAAAGGGGAATCTTGGTAAAGGAAGGAATAACCATCGAAAAGTTGGCTAAAGTGGATAGGGTCGTCTTTGATAAGACTGGAACTTTAACCTATGGCAAGCCTACACTAACTGATGTCATTGTCTATGATGAGGAAACTGAAGAGAAGGAACTTATTCATTTGCTTGCTTCACTAGAGAACTTATCTGAGCATCCTCTTGCTAAGGCTATCGTTAAATATTATATGGATAATTATGACGATACCCTTTTAAAGTTGAGCGATTTTGAAATGATCATTGCTAAAGGGGTAAAAGCTAATCTGAATGGCAGCAATATCTGTGCAGGCAATTTGGAATTCTTCAAATCATTAGGGATTGATATTCCAGAGGAATTTATTGAAGAAATTGTTTCTCCATCCCTTGAAAAAGGGGCTACAGCCATCTACATTGCAAAGGATTCAAGATTCTTAGGATGTGCATTGCTCTCTGATGTCCTAAGGAAGGATGCTTCTGATTTGGTTGTTCAATTGAGAAGACTTAAGGTGGTTTCAACTCTCCTTACTGGAGACAATAAGCAAGCAGCTGAATACATAGCCAAAGAGGCAGATATCGTTGATTATCAGTATAATTGCCTCCCTGAAGATAAGATCTCCACAATCAAGAAGTTTCAATCACTTAAATTGAATGTTGCAATGATTGGAGACGGCATAAACGATGCTCCATCATTAAGACAGGCAAATGTGGGGATTTCAATGGGAGGGGTAGGCAGCAACATCTCCATAGAAGCATCTGACGTCTGCCTTGTAAGTGATGATATTAAATATGTTCCTCATCTCTTGGCTCTCTCTAGAAAGACTATAAGGACAATCAACAGAGGAATTGCTTTTGCTTTAATCTTGAATATATTGGCAACAGTTCTTGCGATGTATGGAATGATTGGACCTATTGAAGGTGCTTTTGTTCATAATATTGGATCTGTGATCGTTATTATCTATTCATCCTTGCTTTTAAGGTATGAATATGCTAATTAG
- a CDS encoding metal-sensing transcriptional repressor: MKECMDSENLHRRLKKIIGQLNAIDRMIDEDIPCENILMQINASKSALHRVGYIIVEGHLDNCIKNAMEKGDTDEALADISSILEYYSRL; this comes from the coding sequence TTGAAAGAATGTATGGATTCTGAAAATCTACATAGAAGACTTAAAAAGATTATTGGCCAACTTAATGCCATTGATCGTATGATTGATGAAGATATTCCATGTGAAAATATTTTAATGCAGATAAATGCTTCTAAATCTGCTTTGCATAGGGTCGGATATATTATTGTAGAAGGTCATTTAGATAACTGCATTAAAAATGCAATGGAAAAAGGAGACACAGACGAGGCTTTAGCCGATATTTCATCAATTTTAGAGTATTATTCAAGGCTTTAA
- a CDS encoding DNA topoisomerase IV subunit A → MTGESTHEHTHKEQRRQYTFNKLKAFGQEIIEDIEKNKVPTLKIPSRGTGNIVYDEDKRYYILGDRYGRRSLGNVKQIRKLGQMVYVANFCKDLVQRDKTATIREMYYISEGWGIEFNTQQESNIVGEDLEVALGATREDLGLMPEEDGASVYGDITLLDGDYEINAARAGKSGYTISPTIDQVELLDCGADFLLAVETMGMFHRLVQEKAHERYNCLIVGLKGQAARATRRFIKRVNEELGLPVYICNDGDPWGFHIAQVIISGSAKLAHVNHDLATPDAKFIGVTASDIQNYDLPTDPLKDIDVLRLKELSKDPRYQTDFWQTEIKKMLKLGKKAEQQSFSKYGLEYVVDTYFPEKLGLN, encoded by the coding sequence ATGACTGGTGAAAGTACTCATGAACACACTCACAAAGAACAAAGAAGACAATACACATTCAATAAGCTTAAGGCTTTCGGCCAAGAGATCATAGAGGACATTGAGAAGAACAAAGTGCCAACTCTAAAGATTCCTTCAAGAGGAACTGGTAACATTGTTTATGATGAGGATAAACGTTACTACATCCTTGGTGATAGATATGGTAGAAGGTCTCTCGGAAACGTTAAGCAAATCAGAAAATTAGGTCAGATGGTCTATGTAGCTAATTTCTGTAAGGATTTAGTCCAAAGGGACAAGACTGCTACCATCAGGGAGATGTATTATATCTCTGAAGGTTGGGGTATTGAATTCAATACACAACAGGAATCCAACATTGTTGGAGAGGACTTGGAAGTTGCATTAGGTGCAACCCGTGAAGACTTAGGATTAATGCCTGAAGAAGACGGAGCATCTGTATATGGTGATATTACCCTTCTTGACGGAGATTATGAAATCAATGCGGCAAGAGCAGGTAAATCAGGCTATACCATTTCTCCAACTATCGACCAGGTTGAGTTATTGGACTGCGGAGCAGACTTCCTCCTTGCAGTGGAAACCATGGGAATGTTCCATAGGCTTGTTCAGGAAAAGGCTCACGAAAGATATAACTGTCTTATTGTAGGTCTTAAAGGTCAGGCAGCTCGTGCTACAAGAAGATTTATCAAAAGGGTCAATGAAGAATTGGGCCTTCCAGTTTATATCTGTAACGACGGAGACCCTTGGGGATTCCACATTGCACAGGTAATCATTTCCGGAAGTGCAAAGTTAGCTCACGTTAATCACGATTTGGCTACACCTGATGCCAAGTTCATTGGTGTAACTGCAAGTGACATTCAAAATTATGACCTTCCGACTGATCCGCTTAAGGACATTGACGTCTTAAGGTTAAAGGAGCTTTCTAAAGACCCAAGGTATCAGACTGACTTCTGGCAGACAGAAATCAAAAAGATGCTTAAGCTTGGTAAAAAAGCAGAACAGCAATCTTTCTCAAAGTATGGGCTTGAATATGTAGTAGATACATATTTCCCTGAAAAGTTAGGACTTAACTAA
- the top6B gene encoding DNA topoisomerase VI subunit B: protein MSQQAQELFENFNELTPSEFFRKNKQMLGFSGKIRSLTIVFHELITNSFDAAEEAGILPEISIKLDRLGKDHYVLTHSDNGPGIPEEFVMKVYCQMFAGSKFRNIQSRGQQGLGCSGCVLLSQMTTGESTHVTSGWMENGELKGVKMEFKMDVKQNKGDLIKKSEFTPTGTGVCIKLHFKEVSYSLAEQGAFEYIRRTMIANPHAKITFRDPSAHKYIFKRAAEIVPVLPQEVLPHPKGVTADDIITIAKFTDKRNFKSMLTSSLSRMSSKKVSELQELTGIDMKKRPKNMEWAEAEKIVEAFGKMKFMAPPTSGLIPIGEEQIEKGMKLILKPEFITTITRSPVTYKGGVAFIVEAGIAYGGDAGRIVNEQRKSEILRFANRVPLTFDAGSCAITEALRSIDWRRYGLRDLDNTPLTLFVNIISTQVPYLSTGKQSIAPEPEIVHEIRQATMKIARRLQKHIRSKKAEKEKAMRSKIFEDYVPVIIEEAASLAETEVPDYKPVLAKVTRRALAEIMGEKVEEEEEEEDFVDSLLEELDEFGHTVDKEHSARKDRIQESDLDEAFIDDEKPRKRSKKSKKSEGADEGQSTLFDSEEQEE, encoded by the coding sequence TTGTCTCAACAAGCTCAAGAACTCTTTGAAAACTTTAATGAGTTAACTCCATCAGAGTTCTTTAGAAAAAATAAACAGATGTTAGGATTTTCAGGAAAGATTCGTTCTTTAACTATCGTTTTCCACGAACTTATAACTAACAGTTTTGACGCAGCGGAAGAAGCAGGTATCTTACCTGAAATCAGCATTAAATTAGATAGATTAGGTAAGGACCATTATGTATTGACCCATTCAGACAATGGTCCTGGAATTCCTGAAGAATTTGTAATGAAGGTATACTGTCAGATGTTTGCAGGTTCCAAATTCAGAAACATCCAATCCAGGGGACAACAAGGTTTAGGTTGTAGTGGATGTGTTCTTTTATCCCAAATGACCACCGGTGAGTCCACCCATGTAACTTCCGGATGGATGGAAAATGGGGAGCTTAAAGGGGTCAAGATGGAATTCAAGATGGATGTAAAGCAAAACAAAGGTGACTTAATCAAGAAAAGCGAATTTACACCTACAGGAACTGGTGTATGCATTAAGCTCCACTTTAAGGAAGTATCCTACTCTTTAGCTGAGCAAGGTGCATTCGAATACATCCGTAGAACCATGATTGCAAACCCTCACGCTAAAATCACATTCAGGGATCCTAGCGCTCATAAATACATCTTTAAAAGGGCAGCAGAAATCGTTCCAGTACTCCCTCAAGAGGTATTGCCTCACCCTAAAGGGGTTACAGCTGACGATATCATTACCATTGCAAAGTTCACTGATAAGAGAAACTTCAAAAGCATGCTGACAAGTTCCTTGTCAAGAATGTCCTCTAAAAAGGTTTCAGAACTTCAGGAGCTTACCGGAATAGATATGAAGAAACGTCCTAAAAACATGGAATGGGCAGAAGCTGAAAAGATCGTAGAAGCTTTCGGCAAAATGAAATTCATGGCTCCTCCAACTTCAGGATTGATACCTATCGGTGAAGAGCAAATAGAAAAGGGTATGAAATTGATTCTAAAGCCTGAATTCATTACCACCATCACAAGAAGCCCTGTAACCTATAAGGGTGGTGTGGCTTTCATTGTAGAGGCAGGTATCGCTTATGGAGGAGATGCAGGAAGAATCGTAAACGAACAAAGAAAATCAGAGATCTTAAGGTTTGCAAACAGAGTTCCATTGACTTTCGATGCAGGAAGCTGTGCAATTACAGAAGCGTTAAGGTCTATTGATTGGAGACGTTACGGTCTTAGAGACTTGGATAACACTCCTCTTACCTTGTTTGTAAATATTATCTCTACTCAAGTTCCTTATTTATCTACAGGAAAACAGAGCATTGCCCCTGAACCTGAAATAGTTCATGAGATAAGGCAAGCTACCATGAAAATAGCAAGAAGACTTCAAAAGCATATCCGATCCAAAAAGGCTGAAAAGGAAAAGGCCATGAGATCCAAGATATTTGAAGACTATGTTCCAGTCATCATTGAAGAGGCAGCTTCACTTGCTGAGACTGAAGTTCCAGATTATAAGCCTGTTCTTGCTAAGGTAACAAGAAGGGCATTGGCAGAAATCATGGGTGAAAAGGTCGAGGAAGAAGAAGAGGAAGAAGATTTCGTCGATTCCTTGCTTGAAGAGCTTGACGAATTCGGCCACACTGTCGATAAGGAGCATTCAGCAAGAAAGGACAGAATTCAGGAATCTGACTTGGATGAAGCCTTTATAGATGATGAAAAGCCAAGAAAGAGATCCAAAAAGTCCAAAAAATCAGAAGGCGCTGATGAAGGACAGTCTACTTTATTTGATTCAGAAGAACAGGAGGAATGA